One window of the Zea mays cultivar B73 chromosome 3, Zm-B73-REFERENCE-NAM-5.0, whole genome shotgun sequence genome contains the following:
- the LOC100281698 gene encoding cytokinin-O-glucosyltransferase 3 has translation MAGLHFVLVPLLAQGHIIPMVDLARLLAGRGARVSVVTTPVNAARNGAVVESARRAGLDVELAEVAFPGPGLGLPEGMENVDMVVEKEHFMPFFQATWKMDAPLEEYLRSLPRRPDCVVADSCNPWAARVCARHGIPRLVLHCPSAYFLLATHCLSTHGVYGRVAHELEPFEVPGFPVRAAGNVATFRGFFQWPGMESYERDVAEAEATADGLLINTFRGLEGVFVDGYAAALGRKTTTTCWAVGPTCASSSGGLDAGATAARGNRADVDVGLVLSWLDARPAASVLYVSFGSLAQLSLKQTVELARGLEASGRPFVWAIKEAKSSADVRAWLLAERFEERVRDRGLLVRGWAPQVTILSHPAVGGFLSHCGWNASLEAITHGVPVLTWPNFADQFCSERLLVDVLGVGVRSGVKLPPMSLPDEAEGVQVTSADVEKAVAELMGVGADGTARRARAKELAAKAKAAMEEGGSSYADLDDMLRHVAELNMKKSHEEGTGFSTLPELGTGSKNNDNIGAGAALSVQS, from the coding sequence ATGGCGGGGCTTCACTTCGTGCTCGTGCCGCTACTGGCGCAGGGCCACATAATCCCGATGGTGGACCTGGCGCGCCTCCTCGCCGGCCGCGGCGCGCGCGTCAGCGTGGTCACCACGCCCGTCAACGCCGCGCGCAACGGGGCCGTCGTCGAGAGCGCGCGGCGAGCGGGGCTCGACGTCGAGCTGGCGGAGGTCGCGTTCCCCGGCCCGGGGCTCGGGCTGCCAGAAGGGATGGAGAACGTCGACATGGTGGTGGAAAAGGAGCACTTCATGCCATTCTTCCAGGCCACGTGGAAGATGGACGCGCCGCTGGAGGAGTACCTGCGGTCGCTGCCCCGGCGCCCGGACTGCGTCGTCGCCGACTCGTGCAACCCGTGGGCGGCGCGGGTGTGCGCCCGCCACGGCATCCCGCGCCTGGTGCTGCACTGCCCGTCCGCCTACTTCCTCCTCGCCACGCACTGCCTGTCCACGCACGGCGTGTACGGCCGCGTGGCCCACGAGCTGGAGCCGTTCGAGGTGCCGGGCTTCCCGGTGCGCGCGGCCGGGAACGTGGCCACGTTCCGCGGCTTCTTCCAGTGGCCGGGGATGGAAAGCTACGAGCGCGACGTGGCGGAGGCCGAGGCCACCGCCGACGGCCTGCTCATCAACACGTTCCGCGGCCTCGAGGGCGTCTTCGTCGACGGCTACGCGGCGGCGCTCGGaaggaagacgacgacgacgtgtTGGGCCGTCGGCCCGAcgtgcgcctcctcctccggtgGCCTGGACGCGGGCGCGACGGCCGCCCGCGGCAACCGCGCCGACGTCGACGTCGGCCTCGTCCTGTCGTGGCTCGACGCCCGGCCCGCGGCGTCCGTGCTGTACGTCAGCTTCGGCAGCCTCGCGCAGCTGTCGCTGAAGCAGACCGTCGAGCTCGCCCGGGGCCTCGAGGCGTCCGGGCGGCCGTTCGTCTGGGCCATCAAGGAGGCCAAGTCCAGCGCCGACGTGCGGGCGTGGCTGCTGGCCGAGCGGTTCGAGGAGCGCGTCCGGGACAGGGGCCTCCTCGTCCGCGGGTGGGCGCCGCAGGTGACCATCCTCTCGCACCCCGCGGTGGGCGGCTTCTTGTCGCACTGCGGGTGGAACGCCTCGCTGGAGGCCATCACCCACGGCGTGCCGGTGCTGACGTGGCCCAACTTCGCCGACCAGTTCTGCAGCGAGCGGCTGCTCGTCGACGTCCTCGGCGTCGGCGTCAGGTCCGGCGTCAAGCTGCCGCCCATGAGCCTTCCCGACGAGGCCGAGGGGGTGCAGGTGACGAGCGCCGACGTGGAGAAGGCGGTGGCCGAGCTGATGGGCGTGGGCGCCGACGGGACGGCGAGGAGGGCGagggccaaggagctcgccgcaaAGGCCAAGGCAGCCATGGAGGAAGGCGGGTCGTCGTATGCCGACTTGGACGACATGTTGCGCCATGTTGCGGAGCTAAACATGAAGAAGAGCCACGAAGAGGGCACGGGCTTCAGCACTCTGCCGGAGCTTGGAACTGGAAGCAAGAACAATGACAACATAGGTGCCGGGGCTGCCTTGTCAGTACAGTCCTAA
- the LOC103649680 gene encoding uncharacterized protein: protein MAPRSQGPVSPHRMKLRLMWQTLFSMEYHSPRKDPDVESGHHKVRKGLFVLFVATNMGAPCAYKPPRSNLIDVGDSQPNEEEQHAEPLIENNNEVMTKQLGLLRTLEGFVKFVSKKSMLVIGRMTS from the exons ATGGCGCCACGATCGCAGGGCCCGGTGTCACCACACCGAATGAAGCTACGGCTCATGTGGCAG ACGTTATTTTCGATGGAGTACCACAGTCCGAGAAAGGATCCGGACGTGGAAAGTGGCCATCACAAGGTTCGCAAGGGTCTGTTCGTTTTATTCGTGGCCACGAACATGGGAGCGCCCTGCGCCTACAAGCCTCCACGATCTAATTTAATTGATGTGGGCGATTCGCAACCCAACGAAGAGGAACAACATGCTGAACCACTAATTGAAAACAAT AATGAAGTTATGACAAAGCAGCTTGGACTTTTGAGAACACTAGAGGGTTTTGTGAAATTTGTATCCAAGAAATCAATGCTGGTAATAGGTCGAATGACATCATGA